In the Streptomyces formicae genome, one interval contains:
- a CDS encoding HD-GYP domain-containing protein, translating into MSSRLPTAATALAGLLAVLSLAWTLWHGVTEGRTAFAFGVLVALGELARWGSVRDREPAPLGAAGALAYALLGENAGQPTHHGAPQVIAVVVAAALVGAVPHVALGKGPSPDHMARRVLTVGFAAVCFQPLYNSGKLKEWVGHGPSFALVMVALLVLTALCDAVLAATTAHARTGWPFGPLLRDELRAMLGIGSAVCATGAVMALAVAVAGLWALPVFSIPLLLTQLSFRRYAAVRATYRQTIASLARATEIAGYTPQGHARRVAGLSRAVGRDLGLSEPDLIVLEHAALMHDIGQLSLVDPVPAGATAALPETEQRRIALLGGAVVRQTGVDSAVAVVVERQADPYRDQPLTARIVRTANAYDEMARGEGPTGSLDGPLQALERLRLATGRDYQAEVVESLARVLSRAGNGRA; encoded by the coding sequence GTGAGTTCCCGCCTGCCCACGGCGGCGACGGCGCTCGCCGGGCTGCTCGCCGTGCTGTCACTCGCCTGGACCCTCTGGCACGGCGTCACCGAGGGGCGGACCGCGTTCGCCTTCGGGGTGCTCGTCGCACTCGGGGAGCTGGCCCGGTGGGGGAGCGTGCGGGACCGGGAGCCCGCGCCGCTCGGGGCCGCGGGGGCCCTGGCGTACGCCCTGCTCGGGGAGAACGCGGGACAGCCCACGCACCACGGCGCCCCGCAGGTGATCGCCGTGGTCGTCGCGGCCGCGCTGGTGGGCGCCGTGCCGCACGTGGCGCTCGGCAAGGGGCCCTCGCCCGACCACATGGCGCGCCGCGTGCTGACCGTCGGGTTCGCCGCCGTGTGCTTCCAACCCCTGTACAACTCGGGCAAGTTGAAGGAGTGGGTCGGCCACGGGCCCTCCTTCGCGCTCGTCATGGTCGCGCTGCTCGTCCTGACCGCGCTCTGCGACGCCGTGCTCGCCGCGACCACGGCGCACGCCCGCACCGGCTGGCCGTTCGGCCCGCTCCTGAGGGACGAGCTGCGGGCCATGCTCGGCATCGGCTCCGCGGTGTGCGCGACCGGCGCGGTGATGGCGCTCGCGGTGGCCGTCGCGGGGCTCTGGGCGCTGCCGGTGTTCAGCATCCCGCTGCTGCTCACCCAGCTGTCCTTCCGGCGGTACGCGGCCGTGCGCGCGACCTACCGGCAGACCATCGCGTCCCTGGCCAGGGCGACGGAGATCGCCGGATACACCCCGCAGGGGCACGCCCGCAGGGTCGCCGGGCTCAGCAGGGCCGTGGGGCGCGACCTCGGCCTGTCCGAGCCCGACCTCATCGTCCTGGAGCACGCGGCGCTGATGCACGACATCGGCCAGCTCTCCCTGGTCGACCCGGTCCCCGCGGGCGCCACCGCGGCCCTTCCCGAGACGGAACAGCGTCGGATAGCCCTGCTCGGCGGGGCCGTGGTGCGCCAGACCGGGGTGGACTCGGCGGTCGCCGTCGTCGTGGAGCGCCAGGCGGATCCGTACCGCGACCAGCCGCTCACCGCGCGAATTGTGCGTACCGCGAACGCGTACGACGAGATGGCGCGGGGAGAAGGACCCACAGGGTCGCTCGACGGCCCGCTGCAGGCCCTGGAACGGCTGCGCCTGGCCACAGGACGCGACTACCAGGCCGAAGTCGTGGAGTCCCTCGCCCGGGTCCTTTCGCGGGCGGGGAACGGGCGGGCCTGA
- a CDS encoding ribonucleotide-diphosphate reductase subunit beta, with product MPTTNSEKNLLDPGFELTLRPMRYPDFYERYRDAIKNTWTVEEVDLHSDVADLAKLSPGEQHMIGRLVAFFATGDSIVSNNLVLTLYKHINSPEARLYLSRQLFEEAVHVQFYLTLLDTYLPDPEDRAAAFDAVEEIPSIREKAEFCFKWINEVEKLDRLETQADRRRFLLNLICFAACIEGLFFYGAFAYVYWFRSRGLLHGLATGTNWVFRDETMHMSFAFDVVDTVRKEEPELFDDALQDQVTDMLKEAVEAELQFARDLCGDGLPGMNTDSMREYLQCVADQRLQRLGFAPVYGSENPFSFMELQGVQELTNFFERRPSAYQVAVEGSVSFDDEF from the coding sequence CTGCCCACCACCAACTCCGAGAAGAACCTGCTCGACCCGGGCTTCGAGCTGACCCTGCGTCCCATGCGCTACCCGGACTTCTACGAGCGCTACCGGGACGCGATCAAGAACACCTGGACCGTCGAGGAGGTCGACCTCCACTCGGACGTCGCCGACCTCGCCAAGCTCTCGCCGGGCGAGCAGCACATGATCGGCCGCCTGGTCGCGTTCTTCGCGACGGGTGACTCGATCGTCTCCAACAACCTGGTGCTGACGCTCTACAAGCACATCAACTCCCCCGAGGCGCGGCTCTACTTGAGCCGTCAGCTCTTCGAGGAGGCCGTGCACGTCCAGTTCTACCTGACGCTGCTCGACACCTACCTGCCCGACCCGGAGGACCGCGCCGCCGCCTTCGACGCGGTCGAGGAGATCCCCTCGATCCGGGAGAAGGCCGAGTTCTGCTTCAAGTGGATCAACGAGGTCGAGAAGCTGGACCGCCTGGAGACGCAGGCCGACCGCCGCCGCTTCCTGCTCAACCTCATCTGCTTCGCCGCGTGCATCGAGGGCCTCTTCTTCTACGGCGCCTTCGCGTACGTCTACTGGTTCCGCAGCCGCGGTCTGCTGCACGGCCTCGCGACCGGCACCAACTGGGTGTTCCGTGACGAGACGATGCACATGAGCTTCGCCTTCGACGTGGTCGACACCGTCCGCAAGGAGGAGCCCGAGCTCTTCGACGACGCGCTCCAGGACCAGGTCACGGACATGCTCAAGGAGGCCGTCGAGGCCGAGCTGCAGTTCGCCCGCGACCTGTGCGGCGATGGCCTGCCCGGCATGAACACGGACTCGATGCGCGAGTACCTGCAGTGCGTCGCCGACCAGCGCCTGCAGCGGCTCGGCTTCGCGCCGGTCTACGGCTCGGAGAACCCCTTCTCCTTCATGGAGTTGCAGGGCGTGCAGGAGCTGACCAACTTCTTCGAGCGGCGGCCCTCCGCGTACCAGGTCGCGGTCGAGGGTTCGGTCTCCTTCGACGACGAATTCTGA
- a CDS encoding cytochrome P450: protein MSVESAITAPAASGQGPLRTPPLVGGGAPLLGHAWNLVRDPLGFLAALRDHGDLVRIRLGPKTAYAVCDPELVGALLKNPEYIVGGPLWDTLEVLLGKGVATSNGRLHRRQRRMMQPAFRPERIADYAEVMEEEARATAARWQPGSTVDVSAEMFRTAVRVVSRSLLEVDSIGEKADRISESLHTVFEGLYRRMVLSVGPLYRVPTPANRRFERALADLHALVDEIVAERRAAGPGGPDDLLAELLRATDESGAPITDQEIHDHVVSLVVAGAENVASTLAWAFHLLTEHPEQERRLVEEVNSVTQGRAITFADLGELPHLRNVVTEAMRIRPAAWIFTRRSVAETELGGYRIPADADIVYSVYAMQRDPRSFERHLEFDPDRWNPERASEVPEFAMMPFSVGNRKCPGDHFSLAELALILGTVIPKWRLTPVGETDTGTKIGITLHPKRLVLRADPR from the coding sequence ATGAGCGTCGAATCCGCGATAACCGCCCCCGCCGCGTCAGGACAGGGCCCGCTGCGTACCCCGCCGCTCGTCGGCGGGGGAGCGCCCTTACTCGGCCACGCCTGGAACCTGGTGCGCGACCCGCTAGGCTTCCTCGCCGCGCTGCGTGACCACGGGGATCTCGTACGGATCAGGCTGGGGCCCAAGACGGCGTACGCGGTGTGCGATCCCGAACTGGTCGGCGCCCTCCTGAAGAACCCCGAGTACATCGTCGGAGGGCCGCTCTGGGACACCCTGGAGGTGCTCCTCGGCAAGGGCGTGGCGACCAGCAACGGCCGACTGCACCGGCGTCAGCGCCGCATGATGCAGCCCGCGTTCAGGCCCGAGCGGATCGCCGACTACGCCGAGGTGATGGAGGAGGAGGCGCGCGCCACGGCCGCCCGCTGGCAGCCGGGAAGCACCGTCGACGTCAGTGCGGAGATGTTCCGCACGGCGGTCCGGGTCGTCTCGCGCTCGCTCCTGGAGGTCGACTCCATCGGTGAGAAGGCGGACCGCATCAGCGAGTCGCTGCACACCGTCTTCGAGGGGCTCTACCGCCGGATGGTGCTCTCGGTCGGGCCGCTCTACCGCGTGCCGACCCCGGCCAACCGGCGCTTCGAGCGCGCGCTCGCCGATCTGCACGCGCTCGTCGACGAGATCGTCGCGGAGCGCCGTGCGGCAGGGCCCGGCGGCCCCGACGACCTGCTCGCGGAATTGCTGCGGGCCACGGACGAATCAGGGGCCCCCATAACCGATCAGGAGATCCACGACCACGTGGTTTCCCTGGTCGTCGCAGGAGCCGAGAATGTGGCCTCGACACTGGCGTGGGCGTTCCATCTGCTGACCGAACACCCCGAGCAGGAAAGGCGGTTGGTTGAAGAGGTAAATTCCGTCACGCAGGGGCGGGCGATCACATTCGCGGACCTGGGCGAGCTGCCGCACCTCCGCAATGTCGTCACGGAGGCCATGCGTATACGGCCCGCGGCTTGGATATTCACCCGCAGGTCCGTGGCCGAAACCGAGCTGGGCGGCTATCGCATTCCGGCGGACGCCGACATCGTCTACAGCGTGTACGCGATGCAGCGCGACCCGCGTTCCTTCGAGCGGCACTTGGAGTTCGACCCGGACCGCTGGAATCCGGAACGCGCTTCGGAGGTCCCCGAGTTCGCGATGATGCCGTTCAGTGTCGGCAACCGAAAGTGCCCCGGCGACCACTTCAGCCTCGCTGAACTGGCCCTGATCCTGGGCACGGTGATCCCGAAATGGCGCCTGACACCGGTCGGGGAGACCGACACCGGAACCAAGATCGGCATCACGCTGCACCCCAAGCGGCTCGTCCTGCGGGCCGACCCGCGCTGA
- a CDS encoding tetratricopeptide repeat protein: MRIFGKGRHRPSASWRQATDRAFTLIGDGRYEDAGALLTRAADLEPWLSESWFNLALLHKFRHDWEQARAAGLRAVALLDRSAGAPDWWNVGIAATALQDWPLARRAWQAYGLKVPGGVAASGEPTGMDLGSAAVRLSPEGEAEVVWGRRLDPARIELLSIPLPSSGRRWGEVVLHDGVPHGERTTAAGHSYPVFDEIELWAPSPVPTWVVLLEAATEADRDALEQLASDAGFAAEDWSSSVRLLCRMCSESRMPSDEGDGEHLDPHDHSEPGHPGPLGHRSPGAVWVPERECGIAAPAGLVRGLLDGWVADSPDSRDWRDLEEVC, encoded by the coding sequence GTGAGGATCTTCGGCAAGGGACGGCACCGGCCCTCCGCCTCATGGCGGCAGGCGACCGACCGCGCGTTCACGCTGATCGGCGACGGCCGGTACGAGGACGCGGGGGCCCTGCTCACGCGCGCGGCGGATCTGGAGCCCTGGCTGTCCGAGTCCTGGTTCAATCTCGCGCTCCTGCACAAGTTCCGGCACGACTGGGAGCAGGCGCGGGCCGCGGGGCTGCGCGCCGTCGCGCTCCTGGACCGGTCGGCGGGCGCCCCCGACTGGTGGAACGTCGGCATCGCGGCGACCGCCCTCCAGGACTGGCCGCTGGCCCGCCGCGCCTGGCAGGCGTACGGCCTGAAGGTGCCCGGCGGGGTCGCGGCGTCCGGCGAGCCGACGGGCATGGACCTGGGCAGCGCGGCCGTGCGGCTCTCGCCGGAGGGCGAGGCGGAGGTCGTGTGGGGCCGCAGGCTCGACCCGGCCCGCATCGAGCTCCTGTCCATCCCGCTGCCCTCGTCGGGGCGGCGCTGGGGCGAGGTCGTGCTGCACGACGGCGTCCCGCACGGCGAGCGGACGACGGCGGCGGGCCACTCCTATCCCGTCTTCGACGAGATCGAGCTCTGGGCGCCCTCGCCCGTGCCCACCTGGGTGGTGCTCCTGGAGGCCGCCACCGAGGCCGACAGGGACGCCCTGGAGCAGCTCGCGTCCGACGCGGGCTTTGCCGCCGAGGACTGGTCGTCCTCGGTGCGGCTGCTCTGCCGGATGTGCTCCGAGTCCCGGATGCCGAGCGACGAGGGCGACGGCGAGCACCTGGACCCGCACGACCACAGCGAGCCGGGACACCCGGGCCCGCTCGGCCACCGCAGCCCGGGCGCGGTCTGGGTGCCCGAGCGCGAGTGCGGCATCGCGGCGCCCGCGGGCCTGGTGCGCGGCCTGCTCGACGGCTGGGTGGCGGACAGCCCGGACTCCCGCGACTGGCGGGACCTCGAAGAGGTCTGCTGA
- the def gene encoding peptide deformylase, translated as MAQDTEQQTSGGVLPVDDEGFVIDTEDCEERETAYRERGTSRPITVVGNPVLHKECKDVTAFDDDLAKLIDDMFATQRVAQGVGVAANQVGVDLKVFVYDCMDDEGVRHVGVVCNPVLQELPAERRSLDDSGEGCLSVPTAYAPLARPDYAEVTGQDEKGNPIKVRGTGYFARCLQHETDHLYGYLYIDRLSKRERKDALRQMEEGTPRYPVVPND; from the coding sequence ATGGCGCAGGACACTGAGCAGCAGACCTCCGGCGGGGTGCTCCCCGTCGACGACGAGGGCTTCGTCATCGACACGGAGGACTGCGAGGAGCGCGAGACGGCCTACCGCGAGCGCGGCACGTCGCGGCCGATCACGGTCGTCGGCAATCCGGTCCTGCACAAGGAGTGCAAGGACGTCACCGCCTTCGACGACGACCTCGCGAAGCTGATCGACGACATGTTCGCGACCCAGCGCGTGGCGCAGGGCGTGGGCGTGGCCGCCAACCAGGTCGGCGTCGACCTGAAGGTGTTCGTCTACGACTGCATGGACGACGAGGGCGTGCGCCACGTCGGCGTGGTCTGCAACCCGGTCCTCCAGGAGCTGCCCGCCGAGCGGCGCAGCCTGGACGACTCGGGCGAGGGCTGCCTCTCCGTGCCGACCGCCTACGCCCCGCTGGCCCGCCCGGACTACGCCGAGGTGACCGGGCAGGACGAGAAGGGCAACCCCATCAAGGTGCGCGGCACGGGCTACTTCGCGCGCTGCCTGCAGCACGAGACGGACCACCTGTACGGCTACCTGTACATCGACCGTCTCTCCAAGCGGGAGCGCAAGGACGCGCTGCGGCAGATGGAAGAGGGCACGCCGCGCTACCCCGTGGTGCCGAACGACTGA
- a CDS encoding type II toxin-antitoxin system PemK/MazF family toxin — MRGDLYRLRSRKGAVGHEQRGARYAVVLQTEALNTSTLIVAPTSTSAAPGLLHPKLDMEGTATVVLVEQMTAVDPERLGDFAGRVEPDEWSDIERAVKLVLGLL; from the coding sequence GTGCGTGGTGACCTCTACCGGCTGCGCTCCCGCAAGGGTGCGGTGGGGCACGAGCAGCGCGGTGCCCGGTACGCCGTCGTGCTGCAGACCGAAGCGCTCAACACGTCCACGCTGATCGTCGCGCCGACGTCGACCAGCGCGGCTCCGGGCTTGCTGCACCCCAAGCTGGACATGGAGGGCACCGCGACCGTGGTGCTCGTCGAGCAGATGACCGCAGTGGACCCGGAGCGCCTCGGTGACTTCGCCGGGCGGGTCGAGCCGGACGAGTGGAGCGACATCGAGCGTGCCGTGAAGCTGGTGCTCGGGCTTCTCTGA
- the cyc1 gene encoding epi-isozizaene synthase, which yields MPAYSGSTSQTQPPTQTVSVPPALAVPVIEAAFPRRLHPYWPKLQEKSRTWLREMRLMPPDKVERYADSLCYTDLVAGYYIGAPDELLTAIADLSSWFFAWDDRHDRDSVHGRTAQWRWLCRGLHGTLNEPRTYLHHGDPLVAGFADCVLRLYSFLGPSWNARFARHFHPVIDAYDEEFRNRRAGTVPTVEAYVELRRLTFAHWAWIDLLEPTARRELPRPVRKHPAYRRAALATQDFSAWYNDLCSLPKELAGDELHNLGISLIHHEGMTLEQAVAEVHRRVTRCVTEFMAAEEEVHSFAAQLADGTVEGRKLADTVESCVFNMRNWFSSVYWFHHESGRYRVDSWDDRSIPPYVTEGIVAENELVGEE from the coding sequence GTGCCTGCATATTCCGGGAGCACTTCACAGACACAGCCACCCACACAGACGGTATCGGTCCCACCGGCGCTGGCCGTTCCGGTGATCGAGGCAGCGTTTCCTCGCCGTCTGCATCCGTATTGGCCAAAGCTTCAGGAGAAGTCCAGGACCTGGCTCCGCGAAATGCGGCTCATGCCCCCGGACAAGGTCGAGCGGTACGCGGACAGCCTCTGCTACACCGACCTGGTGGCGGGCTACTACATTGGCGCGCCGGACGAGTTGCTCACCGCGATAGCGGACCTCAGCAGCTGGTTCTTCGCATGGGACGACCGGCACGACAGGGACTCGGTGCACGGCAGGACGGCACAGTGGCGGTGGCTGTGCCGGGGCCTGCACGGGACCCTCAACGAACCGCGCACGTACCTGCACCACGGGGACCCGTTGGTCGCGGGGTTCGCCGACTGCGTCCTGCGGCTCTACTCGTTCCTCGGTCCCAGCTGGAACGCCAGGTTCGCCCGGCACTTCCACCCGGTGATCGACGCGTACGACGAGGAGTTCAGGAACCGGCGCGCCGGCACGGTGCCCACGGTCGAGGCGTACGTCGAGCTGCGCCGCCTCACGTTCGCGCACTGGGCGTGGATCGATCTGCTCGAACCCACCGCGCGCCGCGAACTGCCGCGCCCCGTGAGGAAACACCCCGCATACCGGCGGGCGGCCCTTGCGACCCAGGACTTCTCGGCCTGGTACAACGACCTGTGCTCGCTCCCGAAAGAACTCGCGGGAGACGAACTGCACAATCTCGGAATCAGCCTCATCCACCATGAGGGAATGACGCTCGAACAGGCCGTGGCGGAGGTCCACAGGCGCGTCACGCGATGCGTCACGGAATTCATGGCGGCCGAGGAGGAAGTGCATTCATTCGCCGCTCAATTGGCGGACGGAACCGTCGAGGGAAGGAAACTCGCGGACACCGTGGAATCATGCGTCTTCAATATGCGGAACTGGTTCTCTTCCGTCTATTGGTTCCATCACGAATCCGGCCGCTATCGCGTCGACAGCTGGGACGACAGGTCCATACCCCCCTACGTCACGGAAGGCATCGTGGCGGAAAACGAACTGGTAGGTGAGGAATGA
- a CDS encoding HD-GYP domain-containing protein produces the protein MRSVPAWARVYILCVALTGAACAVPALGARTPWPAVALLAVLYAGCEQITRCRFVGRRAPRGLGTFFPVLLAGVFLLPPSAAALVAVPGALLARVERHPRWVRRLWRAAQLAVAAWVSARVFEALGGPGACAAPDFPYVLAPAGATVLAFSAVLAALDGGVAVTAERVPARLAWRGLFPRALAPVAVHGLAGLMMAVLWTSPYGPAAGLLVLLPMGVSCWVFAQYHRERAAHQATIRALVQAVDLKDKYTRGHSERVGRASVLIARELGMGDDRVEVLRFAGILHDVGKLGVPTRLLRKEGPLTPEERRVIELHPEYGHEMVRGIGFLGDARAAILHHHERIDGSGYPYGLAGAQIPESARVVAVADAFDAMTSTRSYRRARPVPVALEELTRCAGAQFDPAMVGALARALERYGWHPEVTSDVPGQAGPVPPAPTVSAPAVPGSAPR, from the coding sequence ATGCGGTCGGTGCCGGCGTGGGCCCGCGTGTACATCCTGTGCGTCGCCCTGACGGGCGCCGCCTGCGCCGTGCCCGCGCTCGGCGCGCGCACGCCGTGGCCCGCCGTCGCCCTGCTCGCGGTGCTCTACGCCGGGTGCGAGCAGATCACCCGGTGCCGCTTCGTCGGCCGCCGTGCCCCGCGCGGTCTCGGCACCTTCTTCCCCGTGCTGCTCGCCGGGGTCTTCCTGCTGCCTCCTTCGGCCGCCGCCCTCGTCGCCGTGCCCGGCGCGCTGCTCGCCCGCGTCGAGCGGCATCCCCGGTGGGTGCGCAGGCTCTGGCGCGCGGCCCAACTCGCCGTCGCCGCCTGGGTGTCGGCCCGCGTCTTCGAGGCGCTCGGCGGTCCCGGGGCCTGCGCGGCGCCCGACTTCCCCTACGTCCTGGCTCCCGCGGGAGCCACCGTGCTCGCGTTCTCCGCCGTGCTCGCCGCCCTGGACGGCGGGGTCGCCGTGACCGCCGAGCGGGTGCCCGCGCGCCTGGCCTGGCGGGGGCTCTTCCCGCGCGCGCTCGCGCCCGTCGCGGTGCACGGCCTCGCCGGTCTGATGATGGCGGTCCTGTGGACCAGTCCGTACGGCCCCGCGGCCGGGCTGCTCGTGCTGCTTCCGATGGGCGTCTCCTGCTGGGTGTTCGCGCAGTACCACCGCGAGCGCGCCGCCCACCAGGCCACCATCAGGGCGCTCGTTCAGGCCGTCGACCTCAAGGACAAGTACACCCGCGGCCACAGCGAACGGGTCGGCCGCGCCTCGGTGCTCATCGCCAGGGAACTGGGCATGGGCGACGACCGCGTGGAGGTGCTCCGGTTCGCGGGCATCCTGCACGACGTCGGCAAACTCGGCGTACCCACCCGGCTGTTGCGCAAGGAAGGACCCCTGACGCCGGAGGAGCGCCGCGTCATCGAGCTGCATCCCGAGTACGGACACGAGATGGTGCGCGGCATCGGATTCCTGGGGGACGCGCGGGCGGCGATCCTGCACCACCACGAGCGGATCGACGGGAGCGGCTATCCGTACGGCCTCGCCGGGGCGCAGATCCCCGAGTCCGCCCGGGTGGTGGCCGTCGCGGACGCGTTCGACGCGATGACGTCCACGCGGTCCTACCGGCGGGCCCGGCCCGTGCCGGTGGCCTTGGAGGAGCTGACCCGGTGCGCGGGCGCGCAGTTCGACCCCGCGATGGTCGGGGCGCTGGCGCGGGCGCTGGAGCGGTACGGGTGGCATCCCGAGGTCACCTCGGACGTCCCCGGCCAGGCGGGGCCCGTGCCGCCCGCGCCGACGGTGTCCGCGCCCGCGGTGCCCGGTTCGGCCCCGCGGTGA
- a CDS encoding CopG family transcriptional regulator: MTPKTISFRPDAETHRELEKLAEARDITASDAIRLAIHEAYVREQYRRAAAELDGWRNDPAYQAEIAEVREEMNELRAW; the protein is encoded by the coding sequence ATGACGCCGAAGACCATCAGTTTCCGCCCGGACGCCGAGACGCATCGCGAGCTGGAGAAGCTGGCCGAGGCGCGCGACATCACGGCGTCCGACGCCATAAGGCTCGCCATTCACGAGGCGTACGTGCGGGAGCAGTACCGACGGGCCGCCGCGGAGCTCGACGGCTGGCGCAACGACCCCGCGTACCAGGCGGAGATCGCCGAAGTCCGGGAAGAGATGAACGAACTCCGTGCGTGGTGA
- a CDS encoding ribonucleoside-diphosphate reductase subunit alpha produces MTIAPAEPASATSTPTAEGTDGPGTALLRTLTDLTADLPDADAGRVAAAALRGRSARADVAELRELATEAAAGLISEDPAYSKLAARLLSIGIREEAATQGVRSFTDSVAVGHREGLIADRTASFVTEHAARLDALVDAALADGADFRFGYFGLRTLHSRYLLRHPITRQVIETPQHFMLRVAAGLAEDDSARALDEVAALYGLMSRLDYLPSSPTLFNSGTRHPQMSSCYLLDSPLDELDSIYDRYHQVARLSKHAGGIGLSYSRIRSRGSLIRGTNGHSNGIVPFLKTLDASVAAVNQGGRRKGAAAVYLETWHSDIEEFLELRDNTGEDARRTHNLNLAHWIPDEFMRRVAADQDWSLFSPADVPELVDLWGEEFDAAYRAAEAAGHAKKTIPARDLYGRMMRTLAQTGNGWMTFKDAANRTANQTAEPGHTVHSSNLCTEILEVTDDGETAVCNLGSVNLGAFVVNGDIDWERLDETVRTAVTFLDRVVDINFYPTEQAGRSNAKWRPVGLGAMGLQDVFFQLKLPFDSPEARALSTRIAERIMLASYEASADLAERNGPLPAWEKTRTARGVLHPDHYGVELTWPERWAALRERIATTGMRNSLLLAIAPTATIASIAGVYECIEPQVSNLFKRETLSGEFLQVNAYLVQELKRLGVWDAQTREALREANGSVQDFSWIPEEVRALYRTAWEIPQRGLIDMAADRTPFLDQAQSLNLFLETPTIGKLSSMYAYAWQRGLKTTYYLRSRPATRIARAAGGSQATAAAPVPQQVTDPDAVACSLENPESCEACQ; encoded by the coding sequence GTGACCATCGCGCCTGCCGAACCTGCGTCAGCGACGTCCACGCCGACCGCCGAGGGTACCGACGGGCCAGGGACCGCGCTGCTGCGCACCCTGACCGACCTCACCGCCGACCTGCCCGACGCCGACGCGGGCCGGGTCGCGGCCGCCGCGCTGCGCGGCAGGTCGGCCAGGGCCGACGTGGCCGAGCTGCGGGAACTGGCGACCGAGGCGGCCGCGGGGCTCATCTCCGAGGACCCGGCGTACTCCAAGCTCGCCGCCAGGCTCCTGTCGATCGGCATCCGCGAGGAGGCGGCCACGCAGGGCGTGCGCTCCTTCACCGACTCCGTCGCCGTCGGGCACCGCGAGGGTCTGATCGCCGACCGCACGGCGTCCTTCGTCACCGAGCACGCGGCCCGGCTCGACGCCCTGGTGGACGCCGCGCTCGCGGACGGCGCGGACTTCCGCTTCGGCTACTTCGGCCTGCGCACCCTGCACAGCCGCTACCTCCTGCGCCACCCCATCACGCGGCAGGTCATCGAGACCCCGCAGCACTTCATGCTGCGCGTGGCGGCCGGTCTCGCCGAAGACGACAGCGCCCGCGCGCTCGACGAGGTCGCCGCGCTGTACGGCCTGATGAGCCGCCTGGACTACCTGCCGTCCTCGCCGACGCTGTTCAACTCGGGCACCCGGCACCCGCAGATGTCCTCCTGCTACCTCCTGGACTCCCCGCTCGACGAGCTCGACTCGATCTACGACCGCTACCACCAGGTCGCGCGGCTCTCCAAGCACGCGGGCGGGATCGGACTCTCGTACTCCCGCATCCGCTCGCGGGGTTCGCTGATCCGCGGTACGAACGGGCACTCCAACGGCATCGTGCCGTTCCTGAAGACCCTCGACGCCTCGGTCGCCGCCGTGAACCAGGGCGGGCGCCGCAAGGGCGCGGCCGCCGTCTACCTGGAGACCTGGCACTCCGACATCGAGGAGTTCCTGGAGCTGCGCGACAACACCGGCGAGGACGCGCGCCGCACGCACAACCTCAACCTCGCGCACTGGATCCCCGACGAGTTCATGCGCCGGGTCGCCGCCGACCAGGACTGGTCGCTGTTCTCCCCGGCCGACGTGCCCGAGCTCGTCGACCTGTGGGGCGAGGAGTTCGACGCCGCCTACCGCGCGGCCGAGGCCGCGGGGCACGCGAAGAAGACCATCCCGGCCCGGGACCTGTACGGCCGCATGATGCGCACCCTCGCGCAGACCGGCAACGGCTGGATGACCTTCAAGGACGCCGCCAACCGCACCGCCAACCAGACGGCGGAGCCCGGCCACACGGTGCACTCCTCCAACCTCTGCACGGAGATCCTGGAGGTGACGGACGACGGGGAGACGGCCGTCTGCAACCTCGGCTCGGTCAACCTCGGCGCCTTCGTGGTGAACGGCGACATCGACTGGGAGCGGCTCGACGAGACCGTCCGCACCGCCGTCACCTTCCTCGACCGCGTCGTCGACATCAACTTCTACCCGACCGAGCAGGCCGGGCGCTCCAACGCCAAGTGGCGCCCGGTGGGCCTCGGCGCGATGGGCCTCCAGGACGTCTTCTTCCAGCTGAAGCTGCCGTTCGACTCCCCCGAGGCGCGCGCCCTCTCCACCCGCATCGCCGAGCGGATCATGCTCGCTTCGTACGAGGCGTCCGCGGACCTCGCCGAGCGCAACGGCCCGCTGCCCGCCTGGGAGAAGACCCGCACCGCGCGCGGCGTGCTGCACCCTGACCACTACGGCGTCGAGCTGACGTGGCCCGAGCGCTGGGCGGCGCTTCGGGAGCGCATCGCCACGACCGGCATGCGCAACTCCCTGCTCCTCGCCATCGCGCCGACCGCCACCATCGCGTCCATCGCGGGCGTGTACGAGTGCATCGAGCCGCAGGTCTCCAACCTCTTCAAGCGCGAGACGCTGTCGGGCGAGTTCCTCCAGGTCAACGCCTACCTGGTGCAGGAGCTCAAGCGGCTCGGCGTGTGGGACGCGCAGACCCGTGAGGCGCTGCGCGAGGCCAACGGCTCGGTGCAGGACTTCAGTTGGATCCCCGAGGAGGTCCGCGCGCTGTACCGCACCGCGTGGGAGATCCCGCAGCGCGGTCTGATCGACATGGCGGCCGACCGCACCCCGTTCCTCGACCAGGCGCAGTCCCTGAACCTGTTCCTGGAGACGCCGACCATCGGCAAGCTCTCCTCGATGTACGCCTACGCCTGGCAGCGGGGCCTGAAGACCACGTACTACCTGCGCTCGCGCCCGGCGACGCGCATCGCCCGCGCGGCAGGCGGCTCCCAGGCCACCGCCGCGGCCCCCGTCCCCCAGCAGGTGACCGACCCCGACGCCGTCGCCTGCTCCCTGGAAAACCCCGAGTCCTGCGAGGCCTGCCAGTAA